Proteins from one Pseudodesulfovibrio hydrargyri genomic window:
- a CDS encoding purine-cytosine permease family protein: MDLVKKLGQDSLEVVDHAEKTMGFFTTFSMWLSANLVVTTIYTGMYLVPDLPLGQALWIILSGSIVGAIPLALVGSIGTRTGLTTMAIARSVFGTRGSILPSVINMVLLIGWSWVQALMAGISMDYAIHSLTGYSNVALFTIICECIVVFITLSGHKGIEIFEKCIAAAMLALSCVVFYKLFGEYDWHELANLEPTPKSGTTVAIAIDMVIATAISWTPISADYNRNCKSVRISNWGTITGYVVASLIAMGTGAIVSGLSIMSNLEQTFDPTVLLSKFGFGLFAAFVIFFSVMTTNIMCVYSATMSYMNVRPKSTFWKPALVIGVISVLGALYSGILDNFSDWILTIGGMFTPIFAIMLSDYYFIKKRSLNVRALMENEPNEYWYSKGCNVLALGVYVVTALLSFYWIKISPLWCGATIPSFVVAFLLYILACKLFPTLAGTKWG, encoded by the coding sequence ATGGATTTGGTTAAAAAACTGGGTCAGGATTCTCTTGAGGTTGTCGATCACGCGGAAAAGACGATGGGCTTTTTCACCACCTTTTCCATGTGGTTGTCCGCCAACCTCGTGGTGACGACCATCTACACGGGCATGTATCTCGTGCCGGATTTACCGCTTGGCCAGGCCCTATGGATTATCTTGTCGGGCTCCATCGTGGGCGCGATCCCCCTCGCGCTGGTGGGGTCCATCGGCACCAGGACGGGATTGACCACCATGGCCATCGCCCGCAGCGTGTTCGGCACCCGTGGATCCATTCTTCCTTCCGTCATCAATATGGTCCTGCTCATCGGCTGGAGCTGGGTCCAGGCTCTCATGGCCGGCATCAGCATGGATTACGCCATTCACAGTCTCACCGGCTACAGTAACGTGGCCCTGTTTACGATTATCTGTGAATGCATCGTCGTCTTCATCACCCTTTCCGGGCACAAGGGCATCGAGATATTCGAGAAGTGCATCGCGGCGGCCATGCTCGCCCTTTCCTGCGTGGTCTTCTATAAACTTTTCGGCGAATACGACTGGCATGAGCTGGCCAATCTCGAACCGACGCCCAAAAGCGGAACCACCGTGGCCATCGCCATCGACATGGTCATTGCCACGGCCATTTCCTGGACGCCTATCTCGGCGGACTACAACCGTAACTGCAAATCCGTGCGGATATCCAACTGGGGCACCATCACCGGCTACGTGGTCGCCTCGCTCATAGCCATGGGCACCGGGGCCATCGTCTCCGGGTTGAGCATCATGAGCAATCTGGAGCAGACATTCGATCCGACCGTCCTGCTCTCCAAATTCGGTTTCGGGCTTTTCGCGGCCTTTGTCATTTTCTTTTCGGTCATGACCACCAATATCATGTGCGTCTACAGCGCCACCATGTCCTATATGAACGTCCGCCCCAAATCCACCTTCTGGAAGCCCGCGTTGGTCATCGGCGTCATTTCTGTTCTGGGCGCACTCTACAGCGGCATACTGGACAACTTCTCCGATTGGATTCTGACGATCGGCGGCATGTTCACCCCCATTTTCGCGATCATGCTGTCCGATTATTACTTCATCAAAAAACGCAGCCTGAACGTGCGGGCCCTGATGGAAAACGAACCCAACGAGTATTGGTACAGCAAAGGGTGCAATGTCCTTGCCCTGGGGGTGTACGTCGTCACGGCCCTGTTGTCCTTCTATTGGATCAAGATATCCCCGCTGTGGTGCGGCGCCACGATTCCATCCTTTGTGGTGGCCTTCCTGCTCTACATCTTGGCCTGTAAATTGTTTCCCACTCTTGCCGGTACAAAGTGGGGCTGA
- a CDS encoding cyclase family protein, producing MNLIELTHVVVDDIQIYPGDPKPAIKPFLTHDKDYCHVNTVNLGSHTGTHIDAAFHFFPDGRKINDYPLDRFVRPGVLVDATGAGPEAPIPASILDRSAPAIEPGDFVIFRTGWSRYFGQDMYLRHPSISPELSQRMVDLGVSLVGLDALSVDPSAKGTFEAHMILLGNDVLIVENLRNLESVTRQRGIYSFLPLRLDASDGSPIRAVFQADCA from the coding sequence ATGAACCTCATAGAGTTGACCCATGTCGTCGTCGACGACATACAGATATACCCCGGAGATCCCAAGCCCGCGATCAAGCCGTTTTTGACCCATGATAAGGATTATTGCCATGTCAACACGGTCAATCTCGGCTCGCACACGGGCACGCATATCGACGCCGCCTTTCATTTTTTCCCGGATGGCCGGAAGATCAACGATTATCCCCTGGACCGCTTCGTCCGGCCGGGAGTGCTCGTCGACGCAACCGGGGCCGGGCCCGAGGCGCCAATCCCCGCATCGATTCTGGATCGAAGCGCCCCGGCCATCGAGCCGGGGGATTTCGTCATCTTCCGGACCGGCTGGTCCCGGTATTTCGGCCAGGACATGTATCTGCGCCACCCGAGCATCTCGCCCGAGCTGTCGCAGAGGATGGTGGATCTCGGGGTCAGCCTGGTGGGCTTGGACGCCCTGAGCGTGGACCCCTCGGCCAAAGGGACCTTTGAAGCCCATATGATCCTGTTGGGCAACGACGTGCTTATCGTCGAGAATCTCCGCAACCTGGAAAGCGTTACCCGGCAACGCGGGATTTATTCGTTTCTTCCGTTGAGATTGGACGCCTCGGACGGGTCGCCCATCCGGGCCGTGTTTCAGGCGGACTGCGCATAG
- a CDS encoding TetR/AcrR family transcriptional regulator, giving the protein MATLKAVPKVIPIRNKEITKEKLVRAVGKVLAEVGFQRLGVNMIAREAGVDKKLIYRYYHGLEGLVAEYGRTVEFWPTAEELLGEDVESVRKMAPSELMSQFFRRYLRAIRRRPQTLEILAWEGVVRNDLTRALEEVRVKTALEFFELMQSDPPEEVDLTALVMILAASVNFLAVRSRMHRSLGGVDLQSEAGWKRIEDTLDLMLTRTLKQ; this is encoded by the coding sequence ATGGCGACTTTGAAGGCTGTTCCCAAGGTCATCCCCATCCGGAACAAGGAAATCACCAAGGAAAAGCTGGTCCGGGCCGTGGGCAAGGTGCTTGCCGAAGTCGGGTTTCAGCGGTTGGGCGTCAATATGATCGCCCGTGAGGCCGGTGTGGATAAGAAGTTGATCTACCGGTATTACCACGGGTTGGAAGGGCTGGTGGCCGAGTACGGCCGAACCGTCGAGTTTTGGCCCACGGCCGAGGAGCTGCTCGGCGAGGACGTGGAGAGCGTTCGGAAGATGGCCCCGTCCGAGCTCATGTCCCAGTTTTTCAGGCGGTACCTGCGCGCCATTCGGCGCAGGCCGCAGACCTTGGAGATCCTGGCCTGGGAGGGGGTGGTTCGCAACGACCTGACCCGGGCTCTGGAAGAGGTCCGGGTAAAGACCGCTCTGGAATTCTTCGAGTTGATGCAATCCGACCCGCCCGAAGAGGTGGACCTGACCGCCCTGGTCATGATCCTTGCGGCGTCGGTCAACTTCCTGGCCGTCCGCTCGCGAATGCACCGCAGCCTGGGCGGGGTGGACCTGCAGTCCGAGGCCGGGTGGAAACGCATCGAGGACACTCTGGATCTGATGCTTACGCGAACGCTCAAGCAATGA
- a CDS encoding DUF362 domain-containing protein produces the protein MNNISRRKFMKSGAIALATIAMTGHGVFSNAEEGAPVYLTKDISSQGLTKVYDQLMQGGKLPGKVAVKLHSGEPGGHNYPNPTLIRDLVQSVNGTIVECNTAYQGKRFDTAGHMKALEDHGFTGIAPVDIMDENGSMTLPFPKGRHIKENYVGAHFANYDSFLILSHFKGHAMGGFGGALKNMSIGIASAEGKMWIHTAGATRSTASFTPAVKTDQDMFLESMAEAAGSVINKLGTNRIVYVSLMNNLSVDCDCVSNPTPPELDDIGILASMDPVALDRACVDLIYAADKEKSASLRHRMESKHATHVLDHAEALGVGRQKYTLVGIDA, from the coding sequence GTGAACAATATTTCCAGACGCAAATTCATGAAGTCCGGGGCCATCGCCCTGGCGACGATCGCCATGACCGGTCATGGCGTGTTTTCCAATGCGGAGGAGGGCGCGCCCGTCTATCTGACCAAGGATATCAGTTCCCAAGGGCTGACCAAGGTCTACGACCAGCTCATGCAGGGCGGCAAGCTGCCCGGCAAGGTGGCGGTCAAGCTGCATTCCGGCGAGCCCGGTGGCCACAACTATCCGAATCCGACCCTGATCAGGGATCTGGTGCAGTCCGTGAACGGCACCATCGTGGAATGCAATACCGCCTACCAGGGGAAACGATTCGACACTGCCGGCCACATGAAGGCCCTCGAGGATCACGGGTTCACCGGCATCGCCCCGGTGGACATCATGGACGAGAACGGCTCCATGACCCTGCCGTTTCCCAAGGGCCGCCATATCAAGGAAAACTACGTGGGCGCTCATTTTGCCAATTACGATTCTTTTCTGATTCTGTCCCACTTCAAGGGGCATGCCATGGGCGGATTCGGCGGCGCACTCAAGAACATGTCCATCGGCATCGCCTCGGCGGAAGGAAAGATGTGGATACACACTGCGGGCGCTACCCGGAGTACCGCCAGCTTCACCCCGGCCGTCAAGACGGATCAGGACATGTTTCTGGAGTCCATGGCCGAAGCGGCCGGGTCCGTCATCAACAAGCTCGGCACGAACAGGATCGTGTACGTCAGCCTGATGAACAACCTGTCCGTCGACTGCGACTGCGTCAGCAATCCGACCCCGCCGGAGCTGGACGACATCGGCATCCTGGCTTCCATGGACCCGGTCGCCCTGGACCGGGCCTGCGTGGACCTGATCTACGCCGCCGATAAGGAGAAAAGCGCTTCCCTGCGCCATCGTATGGAGTCGAAGCACGCCACGCATGTCCTGGACCACGCCGAAGCCCTTGGCGTAGGCCGCCAGAAGTACACCCTGGTGGGCATCGACGCATAA
- the larC gene encoding nickel pincer cofactor biosynthesis protein LarC, with the protein MKILYYDCFAGISGDMNLAAMIDLGVEPEYLRVELDKLGLGEEFGVDVTPDARNGIHGTRVDVRLAVEAHDHGHDHDHHHAPHAAHGHGHTHDHAHHHDGHEGHVHAHEDGDVTRHAHRPHRNFSDIRKIIMESGLSDEVKETSLGIFRRVAEAESRVHGKPVDEVHFHEVGATDSIVDIVGAAICYHRLGVDAVWVSPVELGSGFVRCAHGVIPVPAPATVEILHGIPTVSGGTDMESTTPTGAAIVAELADEFTSAPAMTVVKTGYGVGHRESLLRPNLLRVHLAEVARSSLSRTSRARLLQCNIDDMTGEMLGHAMDLLLEQGAMDVHFTPIIMKKNRPATTLSLLCAEADEARFKDLLFRHTTTLGVKSLALEKTELERRFDILDTPLGPVTMKRALIDGEVLRSKPEYEECREMARRNGIPLAEVYALIAGLEKE; encoded by the coding sequence ATGAAAATACTCTATTATGACTGCTTTGCCGGGATCAGCGGGGACATGAACCTGGCCGCCATGATCGATCTCGGCGTGGAGCCGGAATACCTGCGCGTCGAATTGGATAAACTCGGTCTGGGCGAGGAATTCGGGGTGGACGTCACCCCGGATGCCCGCAACGGCATCCATGGCACGCGCGTGGACGTCCGCCTGGCCGTTGAAGCCCACGATCACGGCCATGACCATGATCACCACCATGCGCCCCACGCCGCTCATGGTCACGGCCACACACACGATCATGCGCACCACCACGACGGCCATGAAGGCCATGTTCATGCTCACGAGGATGGGGACGTCACGCGGCATGCTCACCGTCCGCACCGCAACTTCTCGGACATCCGCAAGATCATCATGGAAAGCGGGCTTTCGGACGAGGTCAAGGAGACCAGCCTGGGCATCTTCCGCCGTGTGGCCGAGGCCGAGTCCAGGGTGCATGGCAAGCCTGTGGACGAGGTCCATTTCCACGAAGTAGGGGCAACCGATTCCATCGTGGATATTGTCGGCGCGGCCATCTGCTACCACCGGCTCGGCGTGGATGCGGTCTGGGTTTCGCCGGTGGAACTGGGGAGCGGTTTTGTCCGGTGTGCCCACGGCGTCATTCCGGTGCCCGCTCCGGCCACGGTGGAGATCCTCCACGGCATCCCGACCGTCAGCGGCGGCACGGACATGGAGTCGACCACGCCCACGGGCGCGGCCATCGTCGCCGAACTGGCCGATGAATTCACCTCTGCCCCGGCCATGACGGTCGTCAAAACCGGTTACGGCGTGGGCCACCGGGAGTCACTGCTGCGGCCCAACCTGCTGCGCGTCCATCTGGCCGAGGTGGCCCGGTCCTCCCTTTCGCGAACCAGCCGGGCGCGGCTGCTGCAGTGCAACATCGACGACATGACCGGGGAGATGCTCGGCCACGCCATGGACCTGCTCCTGGAGCAGGGCGCCATGGACGTTCATTTCACGCCCATCATCATGAAGAAAAACCGTCCGGCGACCACGCTCTCCCTGCTCTGCGCCGAGGCGGACGAAGCGCGTTTCAAGGACCTTCTCTTTCGGCACACCACGACCCTCGGAGTGAAAAGCCTTGCCTTGGAGAAGACGGAGCTGGAGCGGCGGTTTGATATCCTCGATACTCCGCTCGGGCCGGTGACCATGAAGCGGGCGCTGATCGACGGCGAGGTTCTGCGCTCCAAGCCGGAATACGAGGAGTGCCGGGAGATGGCCCGCCGGAACGGCATCCCCCTGGCCGAGGTCTACGCCCTCATCGCCGGACTGGAAAAGGAGTAG
- the larE gene encoding ATP-dependent sacrificial sulfur transferase LarE, giving the protein MTLTQQQKKRYAALLAEIHGMERVLAAFSGGVDSTLLLHAAQRAVGEGVLAVTFATPYSPKEETACAVEFAKALGVRHMLVELPIPEDIRNNPPERCYLCKRTLFGELVRIAEEEGIRYILDGSNLDDLGDHRPGRKAVKELGVRSPLLDAGLTKQDIRDLSREYGLPTWDKPAGACLLTRLPHGSAVEEAELERIDKGETFLKDLGFAAVRLRSHGEVARIELPSEDIAACLESGVRKRIDDHLKELGYRYVSVDLAGYRMGSLNEPEAAGRKE; this is encoded by the coding sequence ATGACCCTCACCCAACAACAGAAAAAGCGATATGCCGCGCTGCTGGCCGAAATCCACGGCATGGAGCGCGTATTGGCGGCCTTTTCCGGCGGCGTGGACAGCACGTTGCTGCTCCATGCGGCTCAGCGCGCAGTGGGCGAGGGCGTCCTGGCGGTGACGTTCGCCACGCCGTATTCCCCCAAGGAGGAGACGGCCTGCGCCGTGGAATTCGCCAAGGCCCTTGGCGTCCGACACATGCTCGTCGAACTGCCCATCCCCGAAGACATCCGCAACAATCCGCCGGAGCGGTGTTATCTGTGTAAACGCACGCTGTTCGGCGAACTTGTCCGCATAGCCGAGGAAGAGGGCATCCGGTACATCCTCGACGGCAGCAACCTCGACGACCTGGGCGACCATCGTCCAGGGCGCAAGGCGGTCAAGGAACTCGGCGTGCGCAGCCCGTTGCTCGACGCCGGGTTGACCAAGCAAGACATCCGCGACCTCTCCCGGGAGTACGGCCTGCCCACTTGGGATAAACCCGCCGGGGCCTGCCTGCTCACGCGGCTGCCTCACGGCAGCGCCGTGGAGGAGGCGGAACTGGAGCGCATCGACAAGGGAGAGACTTTTTTGAAAGACCTCGGTTTTGCCGCGGTCAGGTTGCGCAGCCACGGTGAAGTGGCCCGGATCGAACTGCCGTCCGAAGACATAGCGGCCTGTCTGGAGTCCGGCGTCAGGAAACGGATTGACGACCATCTGAAGGAACTGGGCTACCGTTACGTATCCGTGGACCTGGCGGGCTACCGTATGGGCAGCCTCAATGAGCCGGAAGCGGCCGGCCGCAAGGAGTAA
- the larB gene encoding nickel pincer cofactor biosynthesis protein LarB: MTNDALTELLSEIRDGSVSVENGIERLRDLPYMDLGHTKFDLHRALRNGFPEVVYGEGKTPEQVGEIFTRMGGHANILATRVSREMADHVLSVCPDAEYNAMGRALTLARKPIAYREGEIAIVTAGTSDLGVAEEARVTCEMLGSHARVTSDVGVAGIHRLLDRLDDIRKARVIIVIAGMEGALSSVIGGLVSQPIIAVPTSVGYGASFSGLSALLGMLTSCASGVTVVNIDNGFGAACAACKINNL; this comes from the coding sequence ATGACCAATGACGCTTTGACCGAACTGCTGTCCGAAATCCGCGACGGCAGCGTCTCGGTCGAGAACGGGATCGAGCGGTTGCGCGACCTCCCGTACATGGATCTCGGACACACTAAATTCGACCTGCACCGCGCCCTTCGCAACGGCTTTCCCGAGGTGGTCTACGGCGAGGGCAAGACTCCGGAGCAGGTGGGCGAGATATTCACGCGCATGGGCGGCCACGCCAACATCCTGGCCACCCGCGTATCGCGGGAGATGGCCGATCACGTGCTGTCCGTCTGCCCGGACGCGGAGTACAATGCCATGGGCCGAGCCCTGACCCTGGCCCGGAAGCCCATCGCCTATCGGGAGGGGGAGATCGCCATCGTCACGGCCGGGACCTCGGACCTGGGCGTGGCCGAGGAGGCCCGCGTCACCTGCGAGATGCTCGGCAGCCACGCCCGGGTCACCTCGGACGTGGGGGTGGCGGGCATCCACCGCCTGCTGGACCGGCTCGACGACATCCGCAAGGCGCGGGTCATCATCGTCATAGCAGGCATGGAAGGGGCCTTGTCCAGCGTCATCGGCGGCCTCGTCTCCCAACCCATCATAGCCGTCCCCACCTCGGTCGGCTACGGCGCGTCCTTCTCCGGGCTGTCGGCGTTGCTCGGAATGCTAACCTCCTGCGCCAGCGGCGTGACCGTGGTCAACATCGACAACGGTTTCGGCGCGGCCTGCGCCGCCTGCAAGATCAATAACCTTTGA
- a CDS encoding MucR family transcriptional regulator yields MEDYLQEALEIVKAQASVRTMTEEEITSMVQKLAAGIKAIAEGDVVESGAPVAVDPQKAIREKSILCCACGKSFKVLTKKHLATHGMTPEEYREQYGYKKKLPLVCKSLQRERRKKMKEMQLWTKRTTAKKK; encoded by the coding sequence ATGGAAGATTACTTGCAAGAGGCATTGGAGATAGTGAAGGCGCAGGCAAGCGTCCGGACCATGACCGAGGAAGAGATAACCTCCATGGTGCAGAAATTGGCCGCCGGCATCAAAGCCATTGCCGAAGGGGACGTGGTAGAAAGCGGTGCCCCCGTAGCCGTCGATCCCCAGAAGGCCATCCGGGAGAAATCCATTCTCTGCTGTGCCTGCGGCAAGTCTTTCAAAGTGCTGACCAAGAAGCATCTGGCCACCCACGGCATGACCCCGGAAGAATACCGGGAGCAGTACGGGTACAAGAAAAAGCTACCCCTGGTGTGCAAATCCCTGCAGCGGGAGCGCCGCAAGAAGATGAAAGAGATGCAACTCTGGACCAAGCGCACGACGGCAAAGAAAAAGTAA
- a CDS encoding MerR family transcriptional regulator: protein MLDNQSLFRSEIRSLRDEVAALRAEREAESARQGEAVRALRDEVASLKRRLSAGQTGGSGIDFPPAEFLASPLVIASGGEFLGVQGKGKHFSLKDFVQLIERKESAAVAVETSWKRQDGHWVLVVRTEDCDGGREQNIVLVAKKTVTPSRNTVTEIIRLNIDGNDAPDALLLTLFRQLKTVFNG from the coding sequence GTGCTGGACAATCAGTCCCTGTTTCGCAGTGAGATCCGTTCTCTGCGGGACGAGGTGGCCGCGCTGCGCGCCGAGCGCGAGGCCGAGTCGGCCAGGCAGGGGGAGGCCGTCCGCGCGCTGCGCGACGAGGTCGCCTCGCTCAAGCGCAGGCTGTCGGCCGGGCAGACCGGCGGCTCCGGCATCGACTTCCCGCCCGCCGAGTTCCTGGCCAGCCCGCTGGTCATCGCATCCGGGGGCGAGTTCCTCGGCGTACAGGGCAAGGGGAAACATTTCTCCCTCAAGGACTTCGTCCAGCTCATCGAACGCAAGGAGTCGGCCGCCGTGGCGGTGGAGACCTCCTGGAAGCGGCAGGACGGCCACTGGGTGCTTGTGGTACGCACCGAAGACTGCGACGGCGGCCGCGAACAGAACATCGTCCTGGTGGCCAAGAAGACGGTCACGCCCAGCCGAAACACGGTCACGGAGATCATCCGGCTCAACATCGACGGCAACGACGCCCCCGACGCGCTCCTGCTCACTTTGTTCCGCCAATTGAAGACTGTTTTCAACGGGTAA
- the thiD gene encoding bifunctional hydroxymethylpyrimidine kinase/phosphomethylpyrimidine kinase, which produces MDRLPCVLTIAGSDSGGGAGIQADLKTITMLGGYGASVITALTAQNTAAVTGIHAPSAKFVALQLKTVLDDIKVDAAKTGMLFSAPIIEALAALLEKKTFPLVVDPVCVATSGGKLLQDDAVEAMVDRMFPLADLLTPNLPEAELFTGMRIESREDVFLAGKLLLKMGPKAVLIKGGHADSLAVTDWYMTPGADPIPFMQRRVDTDCTHGTGCTLSSAIATGLARGLDMGAAILRGQEYLNLALRSGYRLGEGGGPVNHLAPWTKERARGDVLTSVDDFGRRLAARPGLRDMLPRGRANVAVAVPFADSLRDVAGFSGGFITSARGMVDVVGYPEFGASARAASLLLSARRVRPELQCAMTLAGGEPVLGALKALNMEMAWMDWEGRPDYVTGEDGRFEEWGGLEALKDHAAPETVRALGDPGGLGREPTVYVLAPDMGELVAVLREIADELAENPDEV; this is translated from the coding sequence ATGGATAGACTTCCCTGCGTCCTGACAATCGCCGGGTCCGACTCCGGCGGCGGGGCGGGCATCCAGGCCGATCTCAAGACCATCACCATGCTCGGCGGATACGGGGCCAGCGTGATCACTGCCCTGACCGCCCAGAACACCGCCGCCGTGACCGGCATCCACGCCCCGTCGGCCAAGTTCGTGGCCCTGCAGCTCAAGACCGTGCTCGACGACATCAAGGTCGACGCGGCCAAAACCGGCATGCTTTTTTCCGCCCCGATCATCGAGGCCCTGGCCGCGCTGCTGGAGAAAAAGACTTTCCCCCTGGTGGTCGACCCGGTTTGCGTGGCCACTTCCGGCGGCAAGCTGCTGCAGGACGACGCGGTGGAGGCCATGGTGGACCGGATGTTTCCCCTGGCCGACCTGCTGACCCCGAACCTGCCCGAGGCCGAGCTGTTCACCGGCATGAGGATCGAGAGCCGGGAGGACGTCTTTCTGGCCGGGAAGTTGCTTCTCAAAATGGGCCCCAAGGCAGTGCTCATCAAGGGCGGGCACGCCGATTCCCTGGCCGTGACCGACTGGTACATGACGCCCGGCGCGGACCCGATTCCGTTCATGCAGCGGCGGGTCGACACGGATTGCACCCATGGCACCGGCTGCACCCTGTCCTCGGCCATCGCCACCGGGCTGGCCCGGGGGCTCGACATGGGCGCGGCCATCCTGCGCGGCCAGGAGTACCTGAACCTGGCCCTGCGCTCCGGATACCGGCTTGGGGAGGGGGGCGGCCCGGTCAACCACCTCGCGCCATGGACCAAGGAGCGGGCCAGGGGGGACGTGTTGACCTCGGTGGACGATTTCGGCAGGCGGCTGGCCGCCAGGCCCGGGCTCAGGGACATGCTGCCGCGCGGCCGGGCCAACGTGGCCGTGGCCGTGCCCTTTGCCGATTCCCTTCGGGACGTGGCCGGGTTCTCCGGCGGATTCATCACCTCGGCCCGGGGCATGGTCGACGTGGTCGGCTATCCCGAGTTCGGTGCGTCGGCGCGCGCGGCCTCCCTGTTGCTGTCCGCCCGGCGGGTCCGGCCGGAACTGCAGTGCGCCATGACCCTGGCCGGAGGCGAGCCCGTGCTCGGGGCGCTCAAGGCCTTGAATATGGAAATGGCCTGGATGGATTGGGAAGGGCGGCCGGATTACGTCACCGGCGAGGACGGCCGGTTCGAGGAGTGGGGCGGCCTGGAGGCACTCAAGGATCATGCGGCCCCGGAAACGGTCCGCGCCCTGGGCGACCCGGGCGGCCTGGGCCGGGAGCCGACCGTGTACGTGCTGGCCCCGGACATGGGGGAGTTGGTCGCCGTTTTGCGCGAGATCGCCGACGAATTGGCGGAAAACCCCGACGAAGTGTAG
- the tig gene encoding trigger factor, producing the protein MEYNVEELSPVTRKITVEVPAEEVNAALSATIALYRMQADVKGFRKGKVPSSIIESKFHKQVYGEATTDLINYQINEIMSGLSMQPMSRIDVDAEELVRDEDFKYAIEFEVAPKLDLPQYKGLKIEEVDVVVSDEEIAEVEGRILENNAEVKVIEDVRPPKDGEVASVSFGAYRDGQIVEGIQAENFDLVLGQNQALPEFEDMIKTLSAGESGETDITFPADFINENLAGQTVTMKAKLHAVKERIKPEMTDAVAQKAGFKDVETMRTGIRESYASQRKQMNKSAAQNELLNNIIGGIEEFPLPPAMVEDRIDRLLKDLEYRLDRQGKGFQSLGKTPEELREGFRPEAEASVKSEIFLLAVAAEEGLEISPEEIEATLSQLAMQSRQPLHELKKYYEDNNLIVPLKDRLLCDKASEMIYDAAEVKLIASPTDGGAAKKAPVEKADSAGKGEAKSGGVQFQDKAEAVEWAVANLGLKESTAKGYSLAKLQERADKFEAEQA; encoded by the coding sequence ATGGAATACAATGTTGAAGAACTCTCCCCGGTGACACGCAAGATCACCGTTGAGGTCCCCGCAGAAGAGGTCAACGCAGCTCTCTCCGCCACCATCGCCCTGTACCGCATGCAGGCCGACGTCAAGGGCTTCCGCAAGGGCAAGGTGCCGTCTTCGATCATCGAGTCCAAGTTCCACAAGCAGGTCTACGGCGAAGCGACCACCGATCTGATCAACTATCAGATCAACGAAATCATGAGCGGCCTGTCCATGCAGCCCATGTCCCGCATCGACGTCGATGCCGAGGAACTGGTCCGCGACGAGGACTTCAAGTACGCCATCGAGTTCGAGGTGGCGCCCAAGCTCGATCTGCCCCAGTACAAGGGACTGAAGATCGAGGAAGTGGACGTGGTCGTGTCCGACGAGGAGATCGCCGAGGTCGAGGGACGCATCCTCGAGAACAACGCCGAGGTCAAGGTCATCGAGGACGTTCGTCCGCCCAAGGACGGCGAGGTCGCCTCCGTGAGCTTCGGCGCCTACCGCGACGGCCAGATCGTCGAGGGCATCCAGGCCGAGAACTTCGACCTGGTCCTGGGCCAGAACCAGGCCCTGCCCGAGTTCGAGGACATGATCAAGACCCTGTCCGCCGGCGAGTCCGGCGAGACCGACATCACCTTCCCGGCCGACTTCATCAACGAGAATCTGGCCGGCCAGACCGTGACCATGAAGGCCAAGCTGCACGCGGTCAAGGAGCGCATCAAGCCCGAGATGACCGACGCCGTGGCCCAGAAGGCCGGGTTCAAGGACGTCGAGACCATGCGCACCGGCATCCGCGAGTCCTACGCCTCCCAGCGCAAGCAGATGAACAAGTCCGCGGCCCAGAACGAGCTGCTGAACAATATCATCGGCGGCATCGAGGAATTTCCGCTGCCCCCGGCCATGGTCGAGGATCGCATCGACCGCCTGCTCAAGGACCTGGAATATCGCCTGGACCGTCAGGGCAAGGGCTTCCAGTCCCTGGGCAAGACCCCGGAGGAGCTGCGCGAGGGCTTCCGCCCCGAGGCCGAGGCCTCGGTCAAGTCCGAGATCTTCCTGCTGGCCGTGGCCGCCGAGGAAGGGCTGGAAATCTCCCCCGAGGAGATCGAGGCCACCCTGTCCCAACTGGCCATGCAGTCCCGCCAGCCCCTGCACGAACTGAAAAAGTACTATGAGGACAACAACCTCATCGTGCCCCTGAAGGACCGCCTGCTGTGCGACAAGGCGTCCGAGATGATCTACGACGCGGCCGAGGTCAAGCTGATCGCGTCGCCCACCGACGGCGGGGCCGCCAAGAAGGCTCCGGTCGAGAAGGCTGACAGCGCCGGGAAGGGCGAGGCCAAGTCCGGAGGCGTCCAGTTCCAGGACAAGGCCGAGGCCGTCGAATGGGCCGTGGCCAACCTGGGCCTCAAGGAGTCCACGGCCAAGGGCTATTCCCTGGCCAAGCTCCAGGAGCGCGCCGACAAGTTCGAGGCCGAACAGGCCTAG